A single window of Bos javanicus breed banteng chromosome 19, ARS-OSU_banteng_1.0, whole genome shotgun sequence DNA harbors:
- the LOC133233068 gene encoding histone H2B type 1-K-like — protein sequence MPDPAKSAPAPKKGSEKAVTKAQKKDGKKRKHSPKESCSVFVYKVLKRVHPDTGISSKAMAIMNSFVNDIFERNAGEASRLAHYNKCSTITSWEIQTAVRLLLPGELAKHAVSQGTKAVTKRSGAKRNTPDAARGMPLGPICRGRPECCQPLSPPKLLLKPRPSFSQAPPTRIPAPPPLRPPPPPPPGFAPPAPVTW from the exons ATGCCTGATCCGGCCAAGTCTGCTCCTGCCCCTAAAAAGGGCTCTGaaaaagctgtgaccaaggcccagaagaaggaCGGCAAGAAGCGCAAGCACAGCCCGAAGGAGAGCTGCTCCGTGTTCgtgtacaaggtgctgaagcGAGTCCATCCGGACACCGGCATCTCATCCAAGGCCATGgcaatcatgaactccttcgtcAACGACATTTTCGAGCGCAACGCTGGCGAGGCATCGCGCCTGGCGCATTACAACAAGTGCTCAACTATCACATCCTGGGAGATCCAGACCGCTGtgcgcttgctgctacctggggagctggccaagcacgccGTATCCcagggcactaaggctgtcaccaa GCGTAGCGGGGCGAAACGGAACACCCCGGACGCGGCTCGAGGGATGCCGCTGGGACCGATCTGCAGAGGGCGCCCGGAATGCTGCCAGCCGCTCAGCCCGCCCAAGCTTCTCCTCAAGCCCCGCCCAAGCTTCTCACAAGCCCCGCCCACCCGAATCCCCGCTCCGCCCCCGCTCagacccccgccccctcccccgcccggcTTTGCTCCGCCCGCCCCAGTCACGTGGTGA